The genomic interval ACGAACATTACACCACGCGCCGCGAAGCGGTGCTGGCGCTGGCACACATCATCCACGAGGAAGTCGCCGATCTGGAAGCGGCGGGCGCGCGCTACATTCAGATCGACGAACCGGCGATCTCGACACGTCCCGATGAAATCGATCTGGCGATCGCGGCGATGGCGATCGTCACCGACGGCATCAAAGCGACGACCATCAGCCACATCTGTTATGGCGATTTCCGGACGATCTACCCGCGCATTCTGTCGCTTCCGGTCGATATGCTCGATTTGGAATTCGCCAACTCACACTTCAACAACCTCGACATCTTTCGGACGCCGCGATTCACGAAGAAGATTTCCGTCGGCGTCCTCGATGTGCACTCCCATGTGCTGGAAACCAAAGAGCAGGTCAAAGAGGGCATCCGCCGTTCGCTCGAAGTCTTCAGCCCCGAGCAGGTATGGTTCGATCCCGATTGCGGTCTGAAGACGCGAACGGTCGACGAAGCCAAGGCGAAGTTGCGCGTATTGGTCGAGGCCGTGCAGGACATCAAACGGGAGATGCGTTTGCAGTAGTCGTGCCGCTGACCTTGGTCAGCGACACAGACAATGTGTGAAACGAAATCGTACCCAATGTCATTTCGAACCGACCCCGTACGAAGTACGGGGAGCGTGAGGAATCTCAAACTGGGTTGTGGCCCGGACCCTTGCGGTGCCGGTCAGCCCAAGGGCTGACCCGCACGCAAATGTATGAAACGAAATCGTACCCAATGTCATTTCGAACCGACCCCGTACGAAGTACGGGGAGCGTGAGGATTCTCAAACT from Candidatus Zixiibacteriota bacterium carries:
- a CDS encoding methionine synthase — protein: MLETTSVGSFPKPPYLTKARAEHQRGRIGDTELVDLERRATTEWIHAQEQIGIDILVHGEMERGDMTTYFAEQLEGYGVSGLVRSYGNRYYRKPIIESALVRNKPMSVAAFEFAQSLTSRPVKGMLTGPYTMCDWSFDEHYTTRREAVLALAHIIHEEVADLEAAGARYIQIDEPAISTRPDEIDLAIAAMAIVTDGIKATTISHICYGDFRTIYPRILSLPVDMLDLEFANSHFNNLDIFRTPRFTKKISVGVLDVHSHVLETKEQVKEGIRRSLEVFSPEQVWFDPDCGLKTRTVDEAKAKLRVLVEAVQDIKREMRLQ